A part of Geotrypetes seraphini chromosome 9, aGeoSer1.1, whole genome shotgun sequence genomic DNA contains:
- the SFT2D3 gene encoding vesicle transport protein SFT2C: protein MADLNKQLQEYLAQSKSGGVRSVAVPVGGTSLTSGEPETSSAGIRRWLDRVNPFSSEQSAGPSTSPGTAWPWSPEPDPCLPGLSRWQRLVASGMCMLMAAICFGLAAMYTPLLLLRARKFALLWSLGSVFGLAAAAFLRGPSRLLREPSLSSVLYLTALCSTLYASLSLHSTILTVLGAAIQIAVIGGYFVTLVPGGSAGMRYLGSLVCSFLQRRVSKTLPV, encoded by the coding sequence ATGGCAGATCTGAACAAGCAGCTACAAGAATACTTGGCTCAGTCCAAAAGTGGTGGGGTGAGGTCTGTTGCAGTCCCAGTTGGAGGCACGTCATTGACTTCAGGAGAGCCTGAAACTTCAAGTGCTGGAATTCGTAGGTGGCTGGACCGGGTGAATCCTTTCTCAAGTGAGCAGAGTGCAGGCCCTAGCACAAGCCCTGGCACTGCATGGCCATGGTCCCCAGAGCCAGACCCATGCCTGCCAGGCTTATCTCGCTGGCAACGACTGGTGGCAAGTGGGATGTGTATGCTGATGGCAGCTATCTGCTTTGGCCTGGCTGCCATGTATACACCATTACTGTTACTCCGGGCTCGCAAATTTGCTCTTCTCTGGTCACTAGGTTCAGTCTTTGGACTGGCAGCTGCTGCCTTTCTGCGGGGGCCCAGCCGTCTGCTGCGGGAGCCAAGTCTGAGTAGTGTGCTGTACCTGACTGCTCTCTGCAGCACCTTGTATGCGTCACTGAGCCTGCATAGCACAATTCTTACAGTGCTGGGGGCAGCCATACAGATTGCAGTCATTGGTGGTTACTTTGTGACTCTGGTACCAGGCGGAAGTGCTGGGATGCGTTACCTGGGCAGTCTTGTCTGCTCCTTCCTCCAACGAAGAGTCTCCAAGACATTGCCTGTGTAA